The Nocardioides ochotonae genome segment TCCTGTCGTGGATGTACGGCCGCCCGGTCGAGGGGACGATCGACTACGTCTCGACCAAGTTCGCCAAGAAGCCCACGATCCGCGACGCCAACCTGGCCGCCTTCAAGGCCGGCTACCACTTCGGCGAGACCACCGAGTCCTTCGCCGTGCGCTACGAGGTCAAGCCCGCCGAGGCCAGCGCCGGGCGCTACCGCAACATCACCGGCAACCTGGCGCTCTCCTACGGCCTGGTCGCGGCCGGGAGGCTCAGCGAGCTGCCGGTCTTTCTCGGCGCCTACCCGATCACGCCGGCGTCCGACATCCTGCACGAGCTGAGCAAGCACAAGGCGTTCGGCGTCACCACCTTCCAGGCCGAGGACGAGATCGCCGGCATCGGCGCGGCCATCGGCGCCGCGTACGCCGGCCACCTCGGCGTGACCAGCACGTCGGGGCCGGGCGTCGCGCTCAAGGCCGAAGCCATGGGACTCGCGGTCATGCTGGAGCTGCCGCTCGTGATCGTGGACGTGCAGCGCGGCGGTCCGTCCACCGGCCTGCCGACCAAGACCGAGCAGGCCGACCTGCTGCAGGTGATGTTCGGCCGCAACGGCGAGGCCCCGCTTCCGGTGATCGCGGCTCAGACGCCCGCGGACTGCTTCGACGCAGCGATCGAGGCCGCGCGGATCGCGGTCACCTACCGCACCCCGGTGGTGCTGCTCTCCGACGGCTACCTGGCCAACGGCTCTGAGCCGTGGGCGCTGCCCGACGTGGCGTCCCTGCCCAGGATCGATGCCGGCTTCGCCACCGGCACCAACCACACGAGCGTGGGCGCAGACGGGGAGGAGACGGCCGACTTCTGGCCCTACCAGCGCGACCCCGAGACGCTGGCCCGTCCGTGGGCGCCGCCCGGCACTGCCGGCCTCGAGCACCGTATCGGCGGGATCGAGAAGGCCGACGGGCACGGCAACATCTCCTACGACCCGGCCAACCACGACTTCATGGTCCGCACCCGCCGGGCCAAGGTGGATGGGATCGCCCGGTCCATCCCTGACCTGGAGGTCGACGACCCGTCCGGCGAGGCCCGACTGCTGGTGATCGGATGGGGCTCGACCTACGGCCCGATCGGCGCCGGCGTACGCCGCGTGCGCCGGCGCGGCCTGGACGTCGCCCAGGCGCACCTGCGCCACGTCAACCCCTTCCCCCGCAACCTCGGGGAGATCCTCAGGCGATACGACAAGGTCGTGGTGCCCGAGATGAACCTCGGGCAGCTGGCGATGCTGCTGCGCGCGGAGTTCCTCGTCGACGCCGAGTCGCGCACCAACGTGCGCGGCATGCCCTTCGGCGCCGAGGAGATGGAGGGCATCCTGCTGGCGTCGCTCGCCGCCCTGGGTGTCGCTCCCACCGCCGACCACGAGGCCGAGGAGGCCCTGCGATGACCACGCCTGCGACCGTCACCGACCTGCCCAGCCCGGTGCTGGGGACCGCACTGGTCCCGACCCTGGGCGAGGGTGAGAGCCAGACCGGGAAGGACTTCACCTCCGACCAGGAGGTGCGCTGGTGCCCCGGCTGCGGCGACTACGCCGTGCTCAAGGCCGTCCAGGGCTTCCTGCCCGGCCTCGGGCTGCGCCGCGAGAACATCGTGTTCGTCTCCGGCATCGGCTGCTCCAGCCGGTTCCCCTACTACCTCGACACGTTCGGGATGCACTCCATCCACGGCCGCGCGCCCTCGATCGCCACCGGCATCGCCACCGCGCGCGAGGACCTCTCCGTGTGGGTCGTCACCGGTGACGGCGACGCCCTGTCCATCGGCGGCAACCACCTGATCCACGCCCTGCGCCGCAACGTGAACATGACGATCCTGCTGTTCAACAACCGGATCTACGGCCTCACCAAGGGTCAATACTCCCCCACCTCCGAGGCCGGCAAGGTCACCAAGTCCACCCCGATGGGCTCCGTCGACCACCCGTTCAACCCGGTCTCGCTGGCCCTGGGCGCCGAGGCGTCCTTCGTGGCCCGCACCATCGACTCCGACCGCAAGCACCTCACCTCGGTGCTCTCCGCGGCCGCCGCCCACCGCGGCACCTCGCTGGTCGAGATCTACCAGAACTGCCCGATCTTCAACGACGGCGCCTTCGACGCCATCAAGAACCCTGCCACCAAGGCCGACGCGATCATCCCGCTGGTCCACGGCGAGCAGATCCGGTTCGGCGCCGCACGCGAGGACGGGCTCGGGCACAAGTGCCTGGTCCGAGACGCCGGCGGCGGAGTGCGGGTCGCGGACGTGGCCGACGTGGCAGCCGAGGAGATCCTCGTGCACGACGCGCACCACCCCGACCCCACCATGGCGTTCGCGATCAGTCGGCTCACCGACGCCGGCTACCTCCACCAGTCCCCCATCGGCATCTTCCGCCAGGTCGAGCGCCCGACGTACGACGATGGGGCCCGCGTGCAGCTCGCGACGGCCGGGGCGCCCGGGGACCTGCAGGCACTGATCGACGGCCCGGACGTGTGGACCGTGGCGGAGGAGAGCCGATGACCTACGTGATCGCGCAGCCCTGCGTGGACCTCAAGGACCGCTCGTGCGTGGACGAGTGCCCGGTCGACTGCATCTACGAGGGCAAGCGGATGCTCTACATCCAGCCCGACGAGTGCGTCGACTGTGGCGCCTGTGAGCCGGTCTGCCCGGTCGAGGCGATCTTCTACGAGGACGACACCCCGGAAGAGTGGAAGGGCTACTACGAGGCCAACGTCGGATTCTTCGCCGAGATCGGCTCCCCCGGCGGCGCCTCGAACACCGACGTGAGCGACCAGGACCACCCGATGGTCGCCGCCCTGCCGCCGCAGAACCAGGCCTGACCCCGGGTCGGCCTGTGCGCCCGTGCGGCCGCGCTGACAGGCGGAGCAGGCTCACGCCGGCGAGCACCAAGGCCGGGCAGCGCCCCAGGTCTCCCTCAGTCGAGGCGCCGGAAGACGAAACAGCCACCACAAGGGCCGACTCGACAAATGGCACAAGGCCCGGTCTGCATCGCTGCAGACCGGGCCTTGTTCCTTGTAGCGGGGGCAGGATTTGAACCTGCGACCTCTGGGTTATGAGCCCAGCGAGCTACCGAGCTGCTCCACCCCGCGTCGGTGAACAGAACGTTACGACGTCCGCGGGGAAAGACCAAATCGGGGTCAGCCCTGGGGGTTCTCCTCGGTCTCGGCGTCGTCGGGAGCCTCGGCGGAGCCCTCCGGCTGCGCCGCGGCGTCGCGCTGCTCGGCGAGCCGGATCGCGGTGGAGACCAGCTCCTGGGCCCGCTCCACCGACTCCTGGTAGCCCGCGAGGTCGCCCGCCGCCAGCGCCCGGTCGGCCTCGGCGAAGGCCTCGTCGGCCTGCCCGAGGATGCGCCCGATGCGCTGGTCGACGCTCAGCGAGCCGCCGTTGCCGTCACCCTGGCCGCCTTGGCCACCCTGACCGCCCTGGCCACCGTTGTTGCCGGCGCCGTTGGTGCCGCCCGCGCCACCGCTGCCGGGGCCGAGCTCGACGTTCAGCGCGTCGGCGATCGCCGTGGTCAGGGTCTCCCCCACACCGACGCTGTCGCCGTAGGACACGAGCACGAAGCGCAGGATCGGGTAGCCGCCGCTGGAGGCCGCGCGGACGGCGTACACCGGCTGGATGTACATCAGGCCGTCGGCCACCGGGACCGTGAGCAGGTTGCCGTAGGTCGGCTGCGACTGGCTGTTGTTGTAGGGCAGCAGCGCCTCACGCACGGCGTCGTCGTTGCTGAACTCGTTGGCGATCAGGCCAGGACCCTTGGTGTTCTGGTCCTGCAGCTCCAGCACCGTCATCTTGCCGTAGTCCTCGGACGTGGCGTCGGAGTTCACCGTCACGAACGAGGCGAGGTTCTCCTTGCCGTACGGCACGAACACCGAGGTGAGCGACCAGTCCTGCTTGCCGTTGGCACCCTCACCGGCGTCCGCGCCCTCGTTGAACAGGCGGTACGGCGGCTGCAGGTCGTTGGTGCTGTTCGGGTCGAGCGGGACCGCCCAGCGGTCGTTGCCCTGGTACCAGTCGCCCGGGTCGGTGACGTGGTAGCGCGCGTAGTGGTAACGCTGGACCTTGAACAGGTCCTCGGGGTAGCGCAGGTGCTCCATCAGCTCATCGGAGATCTCCGAGCGGTCCTTCACCGTGCCCGGGAAGGCGCTGCGCCAGGTCTGGAGGATCGGGTCCTCCTCGTCCCAGGCGTAGAGCGTGACGGTGCCGTCGTAGGCGTCGACGGTCGCCTTGACCGCGTTGCGCATGTAGTTGATCTCGTCGGTCGGCAGCGTCTGCAGACCGGCCTGCTCCTGCAGCGAGTCGTCGGTCATGTCCTCGAAGGACTCACGCTCGGAGAACGGGTAACGGTCGGTCGTGGTGTAGCCGTCCACGATCCACACGATCTTGCCGTCCACGATCGCCGGGTAGGAGTCGTCGTCGATGGTCAGCCACGGCGCGACCTTCTCGACGCGCTCGCGCGGCGTGCGGTTGTAGAGGATCTCGCTGCCGCTGTGCACGCGCCCGGACAGCAGGAAGTTCGGCTCGCCGAACTTGATCGCGTAGAGCAGCTGACGGAAGGTCGAGCCGATCGGCACGCCGCCGTCGCCGTCGTACGTCGTGGTCTGCTCCTCGTCCTCGGTCGCGCCGGCGAGGCCGAGCTCCACGCTCGGGGAGTCGTCCTTCTGCTTGCCGACCACCGAGTACGACGGGCTCTGCTCGCCGAAGTAGATCCGGCTCTCGTAGCCGCCGACCGCCTTGCTCAGCGCGTCCTGGCGGCTGCCGTCGGAGTTGGTCTGGTTGCCCTCCGCCCACTGGATGTCGGTGCCCTCGGAGTTGTCGTCGGCGCCGCGCTGGTTGGCGTAGGCGGCGATGATGCCGTTGCCGTGGGTGTAGACGGTGTGCAGGTTGGACCAGTTGCGGTCGCCCTCGTTGAGGCCGCTCTGGTCGAGCTCACGGGCGCCGAGGACGAGCGCGCGGTCGCGGCCGCCGATGCGGTAGCGGTCCACGTCGAGCACGTCGGCCACCGAGTAGTAGACGCGGCCCTGCTGGTTCTGCTCGAAGGTCTGGCGCACCAGCTTGGGGTCGACCAGCGGCACCGAGGCCGCCTGCGAGCGCACCGTGCGCGCCTTCTCGAGGTCGGCGTCGCTGATGCTCGTCGTCGAGGCGTAGTCGACCTCCTCGATCTCGTCGAGGTCGAAGGCCGCCCGTGTCGCCTCGATGTTCCGCGCGATGTAGGTGGCCTCCTTGTCGGCCTCGGAGGGCTTGACCTGGAACTGCTGGACGATGCCGGGCCAGATCACGCCGAGCAGGATCGCCGAGAGCGCCAGCAGCGCGATGCCCACCGACGGCAGCGTCCAGGTGCGGCGCCACACGTTGAGGAAGAACAGCACCGCGCAGATGACCGCGATGCCCATCAGGATGTTCTTGGCCGGCAGCACGGCGTTCTCGTCGGTGTAGGTGACACCGGTGATCAGCCCGCCGCCCTGGTGGACCAGGTCGAAGCGGTCCAGCCAGTAGTCGACCGCCTTGGCGAGCACGAACAGGCCGAGCAGCAGCGAGAGCTGCACCTGGGCGGCGCCGGAGAGCCGGTCGCCCGCGCTCTGCAGGCGGATGCCGCCGTACAGGTAGTGCACCAGCGCGGCGGCGATCAGGGCGATGATGGTGACCGCCATCGCGTAGTCGACCAGGAAGTGCCAGAACGGCAGGTCGAAGACGTAGAAGCCGATGTCCTTGCCGA includes the following:
- the fdxA gene encoding ferredoxin, giving the protein MTYVIAQPCVDLKDRSCVDECPVDCIYEGKRMLYIQPDECVDCGACEPVCPVEAIFYEDDTPEEWKGYYEANVGFFAEIGSPGGASNTDVSDQDHPMVAALPPQNQA
- a CDS encoding 2-oxoacid:ferredoxin oxidoreductase subunit beta, translated to MTTPATVTDLPSPVLGTALVPTLGEGESQTGKDFTSDQEVRWCPGCGDYAVLKAVQGFLPGLGLRRENIVFVSGIGCSSRFPYYLDTFGMHSIHGRAPSIATGIATAREDLSVWVVTGDGDALSIGGNHLIHALRRNVNMTILLFNNRIYGLTKGQYSPTSEAGKVTKSTPMGSVDHPFNPVSLALGAEASFVARTIDSDRKHLTSVLSAAAAHRGTSLVEIYQNCPIFNDGAFDAIKNPATKADAIIPLVHGEQIRFGAAREDGLGHKCLVRDAGGGVRVADVADVAAEEILVHDAHHPDPTMAFAISRLTDAGYLHQSPIGIFRQVERPTYDDGARVQLATAGAPGDLQALIDGPDVWTVAEESR
- a CDS encoding UPF0182 family membrane protein, with the protein product MSDLFGSDDPRAAKQPPQRSGRSRALVVTGVVVVVAFFGLTTFAGIYTDRLWYRDGGYGDVFTRLFWTRAAMFLVFGVVMALVVGLNIHLAYRFRPLFQPRSSEQAGLDRYRDAIAPVRTWLLIGVSLVLGLFAGTSALGEWRNYLMWRNGKPFGTEDAQFGKDIGFYVFDLPFWHFLVDYAMAVTIIALIAAALVHYLYGGIRLQSAGDRLSGAAQVQLSLLLGLFVLAKAVDYWLDRFDLVHQGGGLITGVTYTDENAVLPAKNILMGIAVICAVLFFLNVWRRTWTLPSVGIALLALSAILLGVIWPGIVQQFQVKPSEADKEATYIARNIEATRAAFDLDEIEEVDYASTTSISDADLEKARTVRSQAASVPLVDPKLVRQTFEQNQQGRVYYSVADVLDVDRYRIGGRDRALVLGARELDQSGLNEGDRNWSNLHTVYTHGNGIIAAYANQRGADDNSEGTDIQWAEGNQTNSDGSRQDALSKAVGGYESRIYFGEQSPSYSVVGKQKDDSPSVELGLAGATEDEEQTTTYDGDGGVPIGSTFRQLLYAIKFGEPNFLLSGRVHSGSEILYNRTPRERVEKVAPWLTIDDDSYPAIVDGKIVWIVDGYTTTDRYPFSERESFEDMTDDSLQEQAGLQTLPTDEINYMRNAVKATVDAYDGTVTLYAWDEEDPILQTWRSAFPGTVKDRSEISDELMEHLRYPEDLFKVQRYHYARYHVTDPGDWYQGNDRWAVPLDPNSTNDLQPPYRLFNEGADAGEGANGKQDWSLTSVFVPYGKENLASFVTVNSDATSEDYGKMTVLELQDQNTKGPGLIANEFSNDDAVREALLPYNNSQSQPTYGNLLTVPVADGLMYIQPVYAVRAASSGGYPILRFVLVSYGDSVGVGETLTTAIADALNVELGPGSGGAGGTNGAGNNGGQGGQGGQGGQGDGNGGSLSVDQRIGRILGQADEAFAEADRALAAGDLAGYQESVERAQELVSTAIRLAEQRDAAAQPEGSAEAPDDAETEENPQG
- a CDS encoding 2-oxoacid:acceptor oxidoreductase subunit alpha; translation: MTAAPEKPVQQLERVIIRFAGDSGDGMQLTGDRFTQETAAFGNDLSTLPSFPAEIRAPQGTIPGVSSFQLHFASRDILTPGDHPDVLVAMNPAALKANVADLKPGAVIVLDTHDFTARNLTKAGYTTDPVEDGSLTDFQVHALDLTGMTVEAVKEFGLSRKDAARSKNMYSLGLLSWMYGRPVEGTIDYVSTKFAKKPTIRDANLAAFKAGYHFGETTESFAVRYEVKPAEASAGRYRNITGNLALSYGLVAAGRLSELPVFLGAYPITPASDILHELSKHKAFGVTTFQAEDEIAGIGAAIGAAYAGHLGVTSTSGPGVALKAEAMGLAVMLELPLVIVDVQRGGPSTGLPTKTEQADLLQVMFGRNGEAPLPVIAAQTPADCFDAAIEAARIAVTYRTPVVLLSDGYLANGSEPWALPDVASLPRIDAGFATGTNHTSVGADGEETADFWPYQRDPETLARPWAPPGTAGLEHRIGGIEKADGHGNISYDPANHDFMVRTRRAKVDGIARSIPDLEVDDPSGEARLLVIGWGSTYGPIGAGVRRVRRRGLDVAQAHLRHVNPFPRNLGEILRRYDKVVVPEMNLGQLAMLLRAEFLVDAESRTNVRGMPFGAEEMEGILLASLAALGVAPTADHEAEEALR